A window from Candidatus Scalindua japonica encodes these proteins:
- a CDS encoding thiamine pyrophosphate-dependent enzyme, producing MNYKEVITTITELLTDQLVVCANGLISREAFTIRDRTENFYMIGSMGMASSIGLGIALNKPSRKVIILEGDGNLLMNPGSLPMTGALHPVNLLHIVLDNEVYASTGNQPTISSKIELEEFAKSAKYAYVKKVTTNEELRGEIVHALKNEGPSFLLVKISDTAEQIEIGRVTHSPEQIKERFMSAM from the coding sequence TTGAACTATAAAGAAGTAATTACGACAATAACAGAGTTATTGACAGACCAGTTAGTTGTCTGCGCGAATGGTTTGATAAGCAGAGAAGCATTCACAATACGAGACAGGACTGAAAATTTTTACATGATAGGGTCAATGGGAATGGCGTCATCAATAGGCCTGGGAATAGCATTAAATAAGCCTTCAAGAAAGGTAATTATCCTGGAAGGTGATGGAAATCTGCTGATGAACCCTGGTTCCCTTCCAATGACAGGCGCTCTTCATCCTGTAAACCTTCTGCATATTGTGCTGGACAATGAGGTATACGCGTCAACAGGAAATCAGCCGACTATTTCCAGCAAAATAGAACTGGAAGAGTTTGCAAAGTCAGCAAAATATGCATATGTAAAAAAAGTGACAACGAATGAAGAGCTGAGAGGAGAGATAGTACATGCTCTGAAAAATGAAGGCCCATCATTCCTTCTGGTCAAAATATCTGATACAGCAGAACAGATAGAAATTGGCAGGGTAACGCACAGCCCGGAACAGATTAAAGAGAGGTTTATGTCTGCAATGTAA
- the acpP gene encoding acyl carrier protein: MSTEESVEEKVKEIIVKQMGVNKDQVTPETSFINDLGADSLDTVELVMELEDAFDVSIPDEEAEKIQTVGDAITYIKEHK; this comes from the coding sequence TTGTCTACAGAAGAATCAGTTGAAGAAAAAGTAAAAGAAATAATTGTAAAGCAGATGGGTGTGAATAAGGACCAGGTAACACCGGAAACATCTTTTATAAACGATTTGGGTGCGGATTCGCTTGATACTGTTGAACTGGTAATGGAGCTTGAAGATGCGTTTGATGTTAGTATTCCTGATGAAGAAGCTGAAAAAATTCAAACTGTCGGGGATGCGATAACATATATTAAGGAGCACAAGTAA
- a CDS encoding SagB/ThcOx family dehydrogenase, which yields MNTKSHSQRVIEYHERTKHFPNRPANSAGYLDWASQPDSFRNYEGAGTVRLPFSNSTSIANYYDLFVRKNNKFQVFSLTNIALFLELSMGLSAWKSYSGTTWALRMNPSSGNLHPTETHLVLPPAPDSNNNGGVFHYNPLLHVLEQRAEFDEQFWLRLEEHFRQKGLLIGLTSIYWRESWKYGERAFRYCNHDIGHAMACLSFSANLLGWKITYLNSLSTKDIEIILGFQKTRWKKFEKEESDILFFVHKSTEHLDMRNIPHDIIKSFDTLNFRGEPNRLSNDHQDWYVIDEVSSDTHKPVTEGEIYHYNDHVYFEKNVPSISAEKIIRQRRSAQAYDGKTSITKNEFFAILDKTIPRGQNAPFDLELGEISVHLLIFAHKVVDLDPGLYFLIRNEEDFADIKQNCHPDFLWKRVDDAPHKLPLFLLKKDDLRSEAMFASCQQDIAGDGAFSVGMITKFKENIEKNCFSYRRLFWETGMIGQILYLEAEVHSLRGTGIGCFFDDVVHKLLGLNDNSYQSLYHFTMGGALEDKRITTLPPYYHLKNNKHPDTK from the coding sequence TTGAACACAAAAAGTCATTCTCAACGTGTGATTGAGTATCATGAGAGAACAAAGCACTTTCCGAATCGTCCCGCAAATTCTGCAGGTTATCTAGATTGGGCCAGCCAGCCTGATTCGTTTAGAAACTATGAAGGTGCAGGTACTGTCAGGCTTCCTTTCTCAAATAGTACTTCGATTGCAAATTATTATGATTTATTTGTCAGGAAGAACAATAAATTCCAGGTTTTTTCATTAACAAATATAGCCTTGTTCCTTGAACTGTCCATGGGACTATCCGCCTGGAAATCTTACTCAGGAACTACATGGGCTCTCCGAATGAACCCTTCAAGTGGCAACCTGCATCCCACAGAGACACATCTTGTCCTGCCTCCGGCCCCGGACAGCAATAATAACGGTGGAGTATTTCATTACAATCCGTTGCTCCATGTCCTTGAGCAGAGGGCAGAATTTGATGAGCAGTTCTGGTTAAGACTGGAGGAACACTTTCGTCAAAAAGGACTTCTAATCGGACTTACGAGTATATATTGGAGAGAGTCCTGGAAGTATGGAGAGCGCGCGTTTCGCTACTGCAATCATGACATCGGACACGCAATGGCCTGCCTGAGTTTCTCTGCGAACCTCCTGGGATGGAAAATAACCTACCTCAACTCTTTATCAACGAAAGACATTGAGATTATTCTGGGATTTCAAAAGACCAGATGGAAAAAATTTGAAAAGGAAGAATCTGACATTCTATTCTTTGTACATAAAAGTACTGAACATCTTGACATGAGAAACATTCCCCATGATATTATCAAATCTTTTGATACTCTTAATTTCAGAGGTGAGCCAAACCGTTTAAGCAATGACCACCAGGACTGGTATGTTATCGATGAAGTATCTTCAGATACTCACAAACCAGTAACAGAAGGAGAAATATACCATTACAACGATCATGTATATTTCGAGAAGAATGTACCTTCGATATCCGCTGAAAAAATCATAAGACAGAGAAGGAGTGCTCAAGCTTATGATGGAAAGACTTCCATTACAAAAAATGAATTCTTTGCCATACTTGACAAAACCATCCCAAGGGGTCAAAACGCTCCATTTGATCTGGAATTGGGTGAAATCTCCGTACACCTCCTTATCTTTGCACACAAGGTTGTTGACCTGGATCCCGGTCTTTATTTCCTGATTCGTAACGAAGAAGATTTTGCAGACATTAAGCAGAACTGCCATCCGGATTTCTTATGGAAAAGAGTAGACGATGCACCCCATAAGCTACCTCTCTTTCTTTTGAAAAAAGATGATTTAAGGAGCGAAGCGATGTTTGCAAGCTGCCAGCAGGATATTGCAGGCGATGGTGCATTCTCAGTAGGTATGATTACAAAGTTTAAAGAAAATATTGAGAAAAATTGTTTTTCATATCGCCGTCTCTTCTGGGAAACGGGAATGATCGGACAAATTCTTTACCTTGAGGCAGAAGTTCATTCACTCAGAGGTACAGGAATCGGATGTTTTTTCGATGATGTAGTTCACAAACTCTTAGGGCTCAATGATAACTCTTATCAAAGCCTCTACCATTTTACTATGGGAGGCGCACTGGAAGATAAACGTATCACTACACTACCACCCTACTACCATTTAAAAAACAACAAACATCCAGACACAAAGTAA
- the nadB gene encoding L-aspartate oxidase: MTIKNIFKRYLVSFNSKTLQHIFTDTLVIGSGVAGLSSAIHAARGGSVLVVTKSMINENCTEHAQGGIAATLNPVDSFKQHINDTLKTGHGICDDKVVRGVVREGPKRVKELIGWGAKFDRENGKLAFTKEGGHSYPRILRARGDSTGKEIEETLINVVKKNPKIRVFENTFALDLLVSKNSCNGIIAWRSHAGNTLIWARQTILASGGCGQVYRETTNPEIATADGIAMAHRARVKLQDLEFVQFHPTTLYVAGAERVLISETVRGEGGILRNKFGERFMPKYHSSAELAPRDIVSRSIIQEIRNTDFTHVYLDVRHIPKEKLSTRFPKIKKLCKSFGIDITQELIPVHPSAHYMIGGILVDQKGRTSMENLYACGEVSCTGLHGANRLGSNSLLEGLVFGYRTGHLAGKESAKKKDELLSPRFFKGPSKSHLYNELDLKDIKNSLKSIMWRNVGIERDGKYLKDTINSIKHWSKYIISNEFSSPLGWEVQNMLTASILIASSAFKRRESRGVHYRLDHLNTNDKQWKKHIIVNNNTNGFEQ; the protein is encoded by the coding sequence ATGACAATAAAAAATATTTTCAAGAGGTATCTGGTATCTTTTAACAGTAAAACACTTCAGCATATTTTTACTGACACGCTGGTAATAGGCAGTGGTGTTGCCGGTCTAAGTTCTGCCATCCACGCTGCAAGAGGTGGATCTGTCTTAGTCGTTACCAAGTCCATGATAAATGAGAATTGTACAGAACATGCTCAAGGAGGTATTGCCGCAACATTAAACCCGGTTGACAGCTTTAAGCAGCACATTAATGACACTCTGAAAACTGGACATGGTATCTGTGATGACAAGGTAGTTCGTGGTGTAGTTAGAGAGGGCCCAAAGCGTGTAAAGGAATTAATAGGTTGGGGCGCTAAATTTGACAGGGAGAACGGAAAGCTGGCATTCACAAAAGAGGGCGGACACAGCTATCCGAGAATATTAAGGGCCAGAGGTGACTCTACTGGTAAAGAGATTGAAGAGACACTGATTAATGTAGTTAAAAAAAACCCTAAGATCAGAGTTTTTGAAAATACGTTTGCTCTTGATTTACTGGTAAGTAAAAACAGCTGTAATGGGATTATAGCGTGGCGTAGCCACGCGGGAAACACGTTGATATGGGCCAGGCAGACTATTTTAGCATCAGGTGGTTGTGGCCAGGTTTATAGAGAAACAACAAATCCTGAAATAGCGACTGCAGATGGAATTGCAATGGCCCATCGCGCAAGGGTAAAACTTCAGGATCTTGAATTCGTACAATTTCACCCAACAACATTATATGTCGCTGGGGCCGAGAGAGTTTTAATTTCTGAAACGGTCCGTGGTGAAGGAGGAATCTTGCGGAACAAATTTGGTGAAAGATTCATGCCAAAGTATCATTCCAGCGCCGAACTGGCGCCAAGGGATATCGTCAGCAGGAGCATAATACAGGAAATACGCAACACTGATTTTACACATGTATATCTGGATGTAAGGCACATTCCAAAAGAAAAGCTCAGCACAAGATTTCCAAAAATAAAAAAATTATGTAAGTCTTTCGGCATTGACATAACTCAAGAATTAATCCCAGTTCATCCGAGCGCTCATTACATGATTGGAGGTATTCTGGTGGACCAAAAAGGAAGAACAAGCATGGAAAACCTTTATGCATGTGGAGAAGTATCCTGTACCGGTCTTCATGGTGCAAACCGCCTAGGAAGCAACTCGTTATTAGAAGGACTGGTTTTCGGTTACAGGACAGGCCACCTGGCAGGTAAGGAATCAGCAAAAAAGAAAGATGAATTATTATCACCACGTTTCTTTAAAGGACCATCCAAGAGCCATTTATATAACGAACTGGATTTAAAAGATATTAAAAATTCACTAAAAAGTATTATGTGGAGAAATGTTGGTATCGAAAGAGACGGCAAATACCTTAAAGACACAATCAATAGCATTAAACATTGGTCAAAGTATATTATTAGTAATGAATTTTCATCACCACTTGGCTGGGAAGTACAAAACATGCTCACCGCATCAATCTTAATTGCAAGTTCAGCTTTTAAAAGGCGTGAATCAAGAGGCGTTCACTATCGATTAGACCATCTAAATACAAATGACAAACAATGGAAAAAACACATTATCGTCAATAATAACACAAACGGATTTGAGCAATAA
- the fabF gene encoding beta-ketoacyl-ACP synthase II, with the protein MGSRVAITGLGAITPVGCEKDQLWESLCNGKSGIADITAFDTTGHDVLIAGEAADFDAARWFNKKEERRLDRFSQFAVASAALALEDSGIDLDNMDRDKVGAIIGTGIGGIIEIEAQHKILLERGPSRVSPFMITKLMANAAPGYIAIKFGLRAANFSVITACASGAHAIVEAFRIVQRGEADVMFAGGTEATITPLCVGAFNNMKALSTRNEEPQKASRPFDRDRNGFVISEGSGMVILEEMESAKRRGATIYAEMLGFAMSDDAHHITAPHPEGKGACTAMRNALKDARLNVEQISYINAHATSTHLGDMVEINAIKNVFRDHVKNISVSSTKSMLGHQLGASGGVEALICSLVLDKNVIPPTINYDNPDPDCDGIDFVPNEAKERQIENVMSNSFGFGGHNVSIILGKVR; encoded by the coding sequence ATGGGTTCAAGAGTAGCGATTACAGGTCTTGGGGCAATAACCCCGGTAGGTTGTGAGAAAGATCAACTTTGGGAATCATTGTGTAATGGTAAAAGCGGAATTGCTGATATAACTGCTTTTGACACAACTGGTCATGACGTACTTATTGCGGGAGAAGCGGCAGATTTTGATGCGGCTAGATGGTTTAATAAGAAGGAAGAGAGAAGGTTAGACAGATTTTCTCAATTCGCTGTAGCCTCTGCGGCCCTTGCCCTTGAAGATTCCGGGATCGATCTTGATAATATGGACCGGGATAAGGTAGGTGCAATTATTGGTACCGGTATTGGTGGTATTATTGAGATTGAAGCGCAGCATAAGATTTTACTCGAAAGAGGTCCATCAAGAGTTTCTCCTTTTATGATTACTAAATTAATGGCTAATGCAGCACCGGGTTACATAGCTATTAAATTTGGCCTTCGAGCCGCAAATTTTTCTGTTATTACCGCTTGTGCGTCTGGCGCGCATGCCATTGTTGAAGCATTCCGGATTGTTCAGAGAGGAGAAGCAGATGTAATGTTTGCGGGAGGAACTGAAGCAACGATTACTCCACTCTGTGTAGGCGCGTTTAATAATATGAAGGCTTTGTCTACAAGAAACGAGGAGCCTCAGAAAGCCAGTAGACCTTTTGATAGAGATAGAAACGGGTTTGTCATTTCGGAAGGTTCCGGTATGGTCATTTTAGAAGAGATGGAAAGTGCAAAGAGGAGAGGTGCGACTATTTATGCTGAGATGCTCGGCTTTGCAATGAGTGATGACGCACATCACATAACAGCCCCCCATCCTGAAGGTAAAGGTGCTTGTACCGCCATGAGGAACGCATTAAAAGATGCCAGGTTGAATGTTGAACAGATATCCTACATTAATGCACATGCGACATCTACTCACCTTGGAGATATGGTTGAGATTAACGCCATCAAGAATGTTTTTCGCGATCACGTAAAGAATATATCTGTCAGCTCGACGAAATCCATGCTGGGTCATCAACTGGGGGCTTCAGGTGGAGTTGAAGCATTAATATGTTCGTTGGTATTAGATAAGAACGTTATTCCTCCTACGATAAATTATGATAATCCTGACCCTGATTGTGATGGAATAGACTTTGTTCCTAATGAGGCGAAGGAAAGACAAATAGAGAATGTGATGTCCAATTCTTTTGGTTTTGGCGGTCACAATGTCAGTATTATTCTGGGTAAGGTACGCTAA
- a CDS encoding beta-ketoacyl-ACP synthase III, whose translation MDNEYKASITGVGSFLPEKVLTNDDLSKMLDTTDEWITKRTGIKERRIVENGVAASDLAVEASLRALDDANVLPTEVDLIIASTITPDCLFPSTSCYIQEKLGARNAGAFDLLAACAGFVYALSVARSFVASGAMKTVLVVGTECMSKITDYTDRSTCILFGDGAGAVVVQQGNGRREIITTYLGSDGSQAELLMLPAGGSRLPASHETVDSRSHYIKLRGKEVFKQAIINMVDVITRAATENNMRVEDFDMIIPHQSNIRIIEAAMEKLKLPKEKAYINIDRYGNTSSASIPIAMDEIEKGGVLKPGSTAILVAFGGGLTWSSSIIKW comes from the coding sequence ATGGATAATGAATACAAGGCATCAATTACAGGGGTAGGGTCTTTTTTACCCGAAAAAGTACTCACCAACGACGATCTGTCGAAGATGCTTGATACAACGGATGAATGGATCACCAAGCGTACGGGGATAAAGGAAAGGCGTATTGTAGAAAATGGAGTTGCTGCTTCGGATCTTGCGGTTGAAGCGTCTTTACGTGCGCTGGATGATGCAAATGTCTTACCCACTGAAGTAGATCTAATAATTGCATCCACTATCACACCCGACTGTTTATTCCCTTCTACTTCCTGTTATATACAGGAGAAGTTAGGTGCACGGAATGCAGGTGCTTTCGATTTATTGGCAGCTTGTGCGGGATTTGTGTATGCATTATCTGTAGCGAGAAGTTTTGTTGCATCCGGAGCCATGAAAACAGTATTGGTTGTTGGGACTGAATGCATGTCGAAGATTACCGACTATACTGACAGGTCAACATGTATTCTTTTTGGTGATGGAGCTGGTGCGGTAGTCGTCCAACAAGGTAATGGCAGAAGAGAGATAATTACGACATATTTGGGTTCGGATGGCAGTCAGGCAGAGTTGTTGATGCTTCCGGCAGGTGGTTCCAGGTTACCTGCGTCCCATGAGACAGTAGATTCGCGTTCACATTATATTAAGCTGAGAGGTAAAGAGGTATTTAAGCAAGCCATTATTAACATGGTTGATGTAATCACCAGGGCTGCTACTGAAAATAACATGCGGGTAGAAGACTTTGATATGATTATTCCACATCAAAGCAATATTAGAATAATTGAAGCCGCTATGGAAAAGCTTAAACTTCCAAAGGAAAAAGCATACATTAATATCGACCGTTATGGCAATACATCTTCTGCTTCTATTCCTATAGCAATGGATGAGATAGAGAAGGGGGGGGTGTTAAAACCGGGAAGTACGGCGATTCTGGTTGCTTTTGGAGGGGGTTTAACATGGAGTTCGTCTATAATTAAGTGGTAA
- a CDS encoding hemerythrin domain-containing protein produces MGATVDGFKATHREAVSLLGEIDSSGGQQRIDALNSLKEALLAHVGEENSVIQEAMDKSDVEGPFKSSAQRFMDELGSIAQTALLPFFDKFSSPETVDSEDFADDFNGIKSALADRIAFEEGKFYPELEKLGY; encoded by the coding sequence ATGGGAGCAACAGTTGACGGTTTTAAAGCAACACACCGGGAAGCAGTGAGCTTATTAGGAGAAATTGATTCATCCGGAGGGCAACAAAGAATTGATGCCCTAAATAGTTTAAAAGAAGCATTGTTAGCTCATGTTGGAGAAGAAAACAGTGTTATACAGGAAGCAATGGACAAGTCAGATGTTGAAGGGCCTTTTAAATCTTCCGCACAAAGATTTATGGATGAACTTGGCAGCATAGCCCAGACAGCGCTATTACCATTTTTTGATAAATTTTCATCGCCTGAAACAGTCGATAGCGAAGACTTTGCGGATGATTTCAATGGAATAAAAAGTGCACTTGCAGATAGAATAGCATTTGAAGAAGGGAAGTTTTATCCGGAGCTTGAGAAACTAGGTTATTGA
- a CDS encoding 2-aminoethylphosphonate aminotransferase: MKNLNKTKKMILLNPGPVCTSEKVRNSLLKGDMCHRESEFSTLLTNTRKKILQAFTPDGSYTTAIITGSGTASLEAGICSSVSQGKKILIINNGVYGERMSRIASVYKIDKVELKYDWSELPDINQIEETISQDTEIEVVAMVHHETTTGLINPINEAGAVIKKHGRTFFLDSISGLGGEEIDLVNDNVDICICTANKCIQGLPGLSFVLLKNNEVKRMRNIPPRSLYFNVISQLDEQEEKGECPFTPSVHTFYAFEEALDELLKEGVQGRIDRYKKASSYLRQEFKRLNLKLLLQEKLLSNTITALYLPENMTYTRLHDNLKERGFIIYAGQGELNKTIFRIANMGELTMEDLESLIKNLQEVLVE, encoded by the coding sequence ATGAAAAACTTAAATAAAACGAAAAAGATGATTTTACTTAACCCCGGACCGGTATGTACCTCAGAGAAGGTCAGAAACTCGCTTTTAAAAGGTGATATGTGCCACCGTGAAAGTGAATTTTCTACCTTGCTAACCAACACACGCAAGAAAATCTTACAGGCATTTACACCAGACGGAAGCTACACGACTGCAATCATTACGGGTTCCGGGACAGCTTCTCTGGAAGCGGGTATCTGCTCTTCGGTAAGCCAGGGAAAGAAGATCTTAATCATAAACAACGGTGTTTATGGTGAAAGGATGTCACGTATCGCGTCGGTATATAAGATTGACAAAGTTGAGCTCAAGTACGACTGGAGCGAGCTGCCGGATATTAATCAGATCGAAGAAACGATCTCACAAGACACAGAGATTGAAGTAGTCGCAATGGTACACCACGAAACTACTACCGGCTTGATAAATCCAATCAACGAAGCGGGTGCTGTTATAAAAAAACATGGCAGGACTTTCTTCCTGGACTCGATCAGCGGGCTCGGAGGTGAAGAGATAGACCTGGTTAATGACAATGTGGATATATGTATCTGCACCGCCAATAAATGTATCCAGGGACTTCCTGGATTGTCATTTGTTCTGCTCAAAAATAACGAGGTAAAGAGAATGAGAAATATACCGCCCCGTTCTCTCTATTTTAATGTTATCTCTCAGCTTGATGAGCAAGAGGAAAAAGGAGAATGTCCGTTTACACCATCAGTGCACACTTTCTATGCTTTTGAAGAAGCGCTGGATGAATTACTGAAAGAGGGTGTACAGGGCAGAATTGACCGATACAAAAAAGCCTCTTCATATTTAAGGCAGGAATTTAAAAGGCTTAATCTGAAGTTACTTTTGCAGGAAAAGCTCCTTTCCAATACGATTACTGCTTTGTATCTGCCTGAAAATATGACTTATACCCGTCTGCATGATAATCTTAAGGAGAGAGGTTTTATTATATATGCCGGTCAGGGTGAGTTAAACAAAACGATATTCAGGATTGCAAATATGGGAGAATTGACCATGGAAGACCTGGAGTCTTTAATTAAAAATCTACAGGAGGTGTTAGTTGAATAA
- a CDS encoding CDP-alcohol phosphatidyltransferase family protein, which yields MSLETENQSSRPVVSDLDSPIIDRYIIRRISGFITGLIVKTPVTPNQVTILSLVTGITAALFFSHGSRIYTIIAGILYFVSTIFDQCDGEVARFKHMESEFGRAFDIIVDSIVNAGIVAGITVALYKNSGSGFHIIIGVMAITGISISILLATYFGKENKTDTGTKEMLDKLNNKDFFYIIMLASVFFNQMIWFLLIMAVGTNIFWIVHKIAHRKVTT from the coding sequence ATGTCATTAGAAACTGAAAACCAGAGCAGCCGACCTGTTGTTTCCGATTTAGACAGCCCCATAATTGACAGATACATAATCCGCAGAATATCAGGGTTTATTACCGGACTTATCGTAAAGACACCAGTTACTCCGAATCAGGTAACTATCTTAAGCCTGGTAACTGGCATTACCGCGGCCCTCTTCTTCTCCCATGGATCGCGTATTTATACTATAATAGCCGGTATTCTCTATTTTGTATCAACTATCTTTGACCAATGTGACGGAGAGGTTGCAAGGTTCAAACACATGGAGTCAGAATTTGGCAGGGCTTTTGATATAATAGTTGATTCTATAGTGAATGCCGGAATTGTTGCCGGAATTACGGTTGCGCTCTATAAAAATAGCGGCTCCGGATTCCATATTATTATAGGTGTTATGGCAATAACCGGCATTTCAATCTCAATCCTCCTTGCAACATATTTTGGCAAGGAGAATAAAACCGATACAGGAACAAAGGAGATGCTTGATAAACTGAATAACAAAGACTTTTTTTATATCATCATGCTCGCATCCGTGTTCTTTAATCAGATGATATGGTTTCTCCTGATTATGGCGGTCGGAACAAACATATTCTGGATAGTACACAAAATTGCTCATCGTAAGGTTACAACCTAA
- a CDS encoding NTP transferase domain-containing protein produces MKVIMLAAGVGKRMSAVTDKIPKCLIKIGEKTLLERHLETISLLGIEDIVFVVGHFKEKIKETVERSNNGFNIKYIENEQYTKGSILSLWYARNELNDDVLIMDADVLYHEKLLRKLVKSKHNNCFLLDPNCEDTGEEMMLFIKEKKVVGISKVHSYDCDFKGEGVGFFKLAANDCHKLRTILEEFEQAGKVNVEYEDTLHELISQHPAGFESVNDLPWIEIDFEEDIERARREILPKIENVIRN; encoded by the coding sequence ATGAAAGTTATAATGTTAGCAGCGGGTGTTGGAAAGAGGATGTCGGCAGTGACAGACAAAATACCCAAATGCCTTATTAAAATCGGCGAAAAGACACTACTGGAAAGGCACCTTGAAACAATATCTCTTTTAGGAATAGAGGATATCGTCTTCGTTGTCGGCCATTTCAAAGAAAAAATAAAAGAGACTGTAGAAAGGAGTAACAACGGATTTAATATTAAATACATAGAGAACGAACAATATACAAAAGGCAGTATTCTATCCCTATGGTATGCCAGAAACGAGTTAAATGATGACGTGCTGATTATGGATGCCGATGTGTTGTACCATGAAAAGCTTCTTAGAAAACTGGTAAAATCCAAACATAATAACTGTTTTCTACTGGATCCAAACTGTGAAGACACAGGTGAAGAGATGATGCTGTTTATAAAAGAAAAAAAAGTAGTAGGAATCTCTAAAGTCCACTCATATGATTGCGACTTTAAAGGAGAAGGAGTAGGGTTTTTTAAGCTGGCTGCAAATGACTGCCACAAACTCAGAACCATTCTTGAAGAGTTTGAACAGGCAGGAAAAGTCAATGTTGAATATGAAGACACATTACACGAGTTGATTTCACAACACCCAGCCGGCTTTGAAAGTGTGAATGATCTACCATGGATAGAAATTGACTTTGAAGAGGACATAGAAAGGGCTAGAAGAGAAATACTTCCAAAGATTGAAAATGTCATTAGAAACTGA